The region AGAAGTAAAAGGCTATGATACGAATGCAAAAATAAAAGCCGATAAAAATAAAGCTACCTGGAAATGGACGGCTAAAAATATTTTAGATTTTGCTTGGGCGGCCGACAGAGATTATATTGTAAAAAGTTTTGATGTTCCAGAAGGTCCAAAGGTTTTCCTGGTGTATCAAAATAATGACAAAACTAAAGTCTGGGAGCAGGCTCAACCTTATATTACAAAATATTATCAGTTGATGAATTCCCACTTCGGAAAATATGTTTATCCGACTTACGCTTTCATTCAGGGTGGAGACGGCGGAATGGAATACGGAATGTGTACGATGATTTTAGGAGAAGCAAAAGATATTAAAGGATTGATGGGATTAATGGCTCACGAAGGCGCCCATTCATGGTATCAGCAAATGTTGGCAACAAACGAATCAATGCGTCCGTGGATGGATGAAGGGTTTACAAGCTATGCGGAAAACTATGTAGTGTATCAGTTATTTCCGGAAGATCTTCCGAATCCGTTTGCACACTCTTTGGATGCTTACAGAAATTTTATTAAAAAAGGAATTGAAGAGCCTGCAGTTTGGTTAGGAGATCATCATGATAACGGAACTTCTTATACATATGCTTCTTATGTGAAAGGAGAATTGTATTTAGTTGAGTTAGGTTACATCATGGGAGAGCGGAATCTAGCAGAAACTTTAAAGCAATATTATGATCAATGGGCAATGAAACATCCTTCTGACAGGGATTTTCTGCACATTGCTCAGAAAGTTTCGGGGATGGATCTGAAATGGTTTCAGAATTACTGGATCAATACAACAAAAACCATTGATTATGGAATTAAGGATGTAAAGTATGATGCAAAATCCACAACAGTTACATTGGTAAATAACGGACAAGTTCCGATGCCGATTGATTTTAGCATTATAACAGCAGATAAGAAGATTGTGACTTATCAGATTCCGATGAATATGACCCATACCTGGAAAGAAAAGGATATTTACGGAGATTTTAAAACAATGCCTTATTGGCCTTGGACACAGAAAGAGTATTCAATTACGGTTCCTTATACAAAATCTCAATTGTCTGCATTAGGAATTGATTTTAGCCAAAGAATGGCAGATATCAATTTGCAGGACAATTTTGTTGAGGTGAAATAATAAACAATTACAATAATAAAAATTCCCGGAGAACTTTTTCCGGGAATTTTTTATTTCGAACAAAATGTTTAGAATAGCATTACATAAAGAGTTAAAAATAAGAATCACCCATCAATTTTAATGGGTGATTTTTCTGTAAGTTTAAGTTTTACTATATAAGGCAATATCTTTTAA is a window of Candidatus Chryseobacterium colombiense DNA encoding:
- a CDS encoding M1 family metallopeptidase, giving the protein MKKSVAILFAFIISQFHAQQGAYYQQSAKYKMDIDVNAEKFTYQGNQTLEYTNNSPDELNVVYFHLYWNAFKPNSMMDQRVAGQGKNGDSRLQKDGISRLASIPKDQEGAQNIHWIKQNGKTLKFEVQETIMKVYLAEPIKPNSTTTFTMDWDAVIPQQIRRSGRNNKEGVDMTMTQWYPKIAEYDYDGWATFDYIGREFHAPFSDFDVTIKINKDYVIGAGGILENPTEVKGYDTNAKIKADKNKATWKWTAKNILDFAWAADRDYIVKSFDVPEGPKVFLVYQNNDKTKVWEQAQPYITKYYQLMNSHFGKYVYPTYAFIQGGDGGMEYGMCTMILGEAKDIKGLMGLMAHEGAHSWYQQMLATNESMRPWMDEGFTSYAENYVVYQLFPEDLPNPFAHSLDAYRNFIKKGIEEPAVWLGDHHDNGTSYTYASYVKGELYLVELGYIMGERNLAETLKQYYDQWAMKHPSDRDFLHIAQKVSGMDLKWFQNYWINTTKTIDYGIKDVKYDAKSTTVTLVNNGQVPMPIDFSIITADKKIVTYQIPMNMTHTWKEKDIYGDFKTMPYWPWTQKEYSITVPYTKSQLSALGIDFSQRMADINLQDNFVEVK